In Pseudomonadaceae bacterium SI-3, the sequence CCACCGGCCAGATTGGCAAGCCCGGCGCCGGCCCCTTTTCCCTGACCGGTCAACCCAACGCCATGGGCGGTCGCGAAACCGGCAGCCTGTCCAACCTGCTGCCCGGTCATCGAGAAGCGGGCAATGCGGTGCATCGCGCCGAAGTGGCTGACTATTGGAACGTGCCAGCATTGCCGGAGGCGCCAGGCCTGTCCGCCATCGAGTTGTTCGAGGCGGTGCGCAGCGGCAAGGTCAAGGCGCTGTGGATCGCCTGTACCAACCCAGCGCAATCCATGCCGGACCAGCAGAAAGTTCGCGAGGCCTTGGCCGCCTGCCCTTTCGTGGTGGTGCAGGAAGCCTTTTTCACCACCGAAACTTGTCGCTACGCCGATCTCCTTCTGCCCGCCGCCAGCTGGGGCGAGAAGGAAGGCACGGTGACCAACTCGGAGCGCCGAGTCAGCCACGTGCGCCCCGCCATCGCCGCGCCAGGCGAGGCGCGCGCCGATTGGTCGATCACCTGTGACTTCGCCCACCGCCTGGAAACGCTGATGCGTCCGGGCCAGGCCAGCCTGTTCGCGTTCGATACTCCGTCGGCGATATTCGAGGAATACAAGCTCCTCACTGCGGGCCGCGACCTGGATCTGTCCGGGCTCAGCCACGCATTGATCGACCGGCTCGGGCCGCAGCAATGGCCCTTCCCCGCCGGCAGCACAGAGGGCACCACGCGCCTTTATGGCGACGGGGTCTTCCCTACGGACAACGGCCGCGCACGCTTTCTCACCGAGCAGTACCAGGCGCCAAAGGAACGACGCGAGGCGCGCTTCCCGCTCACGCTGAACACCGGTCGCTTGCGCGACCATTGGCACGGCATGAGCCGCACTGGCACCGCGGCGCGCCTGTTCGGCCACGTCGAGGAAGCACTGCTGAGCATGAGCGCCGACGACATGCACCGTCGCCGTCTGCTCGACGGCCAGCTGGTCAAGGTCCGCAGCCGCCGCGGCGAGCTGCTGTTACCGGTACAGAAGGACGACAGCCTGCGACCCGGCCAGGCCTTTATGCCGATGCATTGGGGAGATCGTTTCCTCAAGGGAATGGGCGTGAATGTGCTGACGCTGCCCGACTTCGATCCCGCCTCCAAACAGCCGGAGCTCAAGCACGCCGGTATCGAGGTGGAAAAGGTCGAACTGCCCTGGCAATTCTTTGCCCTGGTAGAAGGCGGTGTGCAGAAACGCTTCGAGGCATTGCGCCCATTATTTGAAGGCTTCGCCTATGCCAGTTTCAGCCTGACCGGGCGAGACCGATCAGCGCTGGTCATCCGCGCCGCCTGTAACGAAGCCCCGGATGCGACGCAACTGGCGCAGATCGAACAGCTGCTGGGGTTGGATGAAGGCCCGGTGGTGGCTTACGACGACCCACGACGTGCTGTCGGCAAGCGGGTGCGTATCGAGGACGGTCGCATCGTCGCCCTCAGCCTGTCAGGCGAAACTGCCGCACGCGACTGGCTGAAACAGCTCTGGCACGACGGCACGGCCGATCAGGCACTGCGTCGCTGGCTGCTGGCGCCACTGAGCACACCGCCGAGCGGAGGAGTCCGCGCGGCCAAGACCCTGTGCAACTGCATGAACGTTGGCGAGGCCGCGATCTGTGCCGGCATAGATCGCGGCCTCGACCTCAGTGGTTTGAAGCGGGAGCTGGGTTGCGGCACCAGCTGCGGGTCCTGTGTACCGGAAATCAAGCGGTTGCTGGTGAAGCAGCCAGCGGTGGCCTGAACGGCTCCACCAATAGACAGCTGGCGATGCTTGGCGTGTCGCCGACACCATTACAGCAGCATGAGAGGTAGAGACATGAGCGCAAAAGTCTGGCTGGTTGGCGCAGGGCCCGGTGATCCGGAACTGCTGACGCTCAAGGCCGTACGCGCCATGGGCGAGGCCCAGGTGGTGCTGATCGATGATCTGGTCAACCCTGCAGTACTCGAGCATTGCCCGAACGCACGGGTAATCCCGGTTGGCAAGCGCGGCGGCTGCCGCTCGACGCCACAGGCATTCATCCATCGGCTGATGCTGCGCTACGCACGCCAGGGCAAATGCGTGGTGCGGCTCAAAGGGGGTGACCCCTGCATCTTCGGCCGTGGTGGCGAGGAAGCCGAATGGCTGGCGGAGCGCGGCGTCGAGGTCGAGCTGGTCAATGGCATCACCGCAGGCCTGGCCGGCGCCACCCAATGCGGTATCTCACTCACCCAACGCGGCGTAGCGCGCGGCGTCACCCTGGTCACCGCACATACCCTGGACGGCAGCAGCCCCGAGTGGCATGCCTTGGCCAAGACCGGCACCACGCTGGTCGTCTACATGGGCGTGAGCAGCTTGCAGCAGGTACAGGCCGGCCTCATGGAAGGCGGCCTGCCTGCCAGCACTCCGGTGGCGATGATTGAAAACGCCTCGCTGCCGCAACAGCGCGAATGCCGTTCGCAACTGGGGGCTATGTGCACGGATGCTGCCGCGTTCCGGTTGAAGAGCCCAGCCATCCTGGTCATCGGCGAAGTCGCCGCGCAAGCCGTTACGCAGGGGCTAAGCCAGATTGCGTGATAGGTAGCTGCTGATACGTTGGACCGGATGGTCGAAGCTGGAGCTGACACTCAGCACGTAGGGGTCCATATCACCGTACCGTCCTACCGGGGAACGGTGGGCTGAAGCGGAGCGCCGCCCGGCCCACCCTACTCTGAGGTTCGGGCAGCGAATGCCCAGCAGGGCGTGACCCTAAGGTAGGGTGGGCTTCAGCGCACCAGACAGCCCGCGATGGTCGAGCGACGTGATGGCAGACTCCGCGTCCCCAGCGCTGGATACTAAGAGCCCCGCTTTGCGGGGTTCTTAGTTTAGCGCCTGGCTATGTCACGCTTTCTGCCGCAGCTTCTCCGGCTTGATCAGGAAGCGCGCCAGTGCAGGCAGCAGCCAGATCGCGCCGACCATGTTCCAGAGGAACATGAAGGTCAGCATCAGGCCCATGTCCGCCTGGAACTTGATCGCCGAGAACACCCAGGTGAACACGCCGATCGCCAGGCAGATACCGGTGAAGATGACCGCCTTGCCCGTCGATTTCAGGGTTTCGTAATAGGCATCCTGCAGCGTCATGCCTTGCCGCAGGTAGGATTCCAAACGGCTGTAGATATAGATGCCGTAGTCCACACCAATACCCACCCCGAGTGCGATCACCGGCAACGTCGCGACTTTTACGCCAATCCCCATGAAGGCCATCAGCGCGTTGCCGAGAATGGAGGTCAGCACCAGCGGCAGAATGATACACAGAGTCGCCGCGACGGAGCGGAAGGTCAGCAGGCACATGAAACTCACCGCGGCGTAGACCGCAATCAGCATGGTGGTTTCAGAAGCGGCGATGACTTCGTTGGTCGCTGCTTCAATACCGGCGTTGCCCGCAGCCAGGACGAACTCCAAACCTTCGCGGTTGTTTTCCTCAGCGAATTCACGCGCCGCGGACACCACATGCTCAAGCGTCTCGGCTTTGTGGTCATTGAGGAACACCAGCACCGGCGCCAGAGAGCAATCGCTGTTGTACATGCCTTCGGCACGAGCAATGGAGCTGTTCAGTACGAACTGGTTACGCGACAGCGTTTCCCACTTCAGGCTGCCCTCGTTCATGCCCTTGATGCTCTGCCGTGCCACGGTGACCATCGACACCGCTGACTGGACACCCTCGGTGTTTTCCATTTTCCACATCAGCTCGTCCATGGCGGCGAGCGTGTCGTAGTGGGCACAGCCCTCTGGCGCCGTTTTCACCATCACCACCAACACATCCGAACTGGTCGAGTAGTTGCTGATGACGAAATCGTTGTCGAGGTTGTAGCGCGAATCCGGGTGCAGTTCCGGTGCGCCCTGGTCGAGATCGCCGATCTTCAGGTTCTGTCCGTACCAGAGTCCTCCACCCACGGCGAGCAGCGCGATGACAATGGATATCGGCGCGACGATCGGATTGGCAAAGTTGGACAGCAGGCGCCAGAACGGATGGTTACGCGCGGCCTCATCTCGAGCCTGCTTGACTGCGCGCTGGCTGATGCCCATGTAGGAAATCGCCACCGGCAACAGGATCAGGTTGGTCAGAATGATGACCGCCACACCCAGCGAAGCACCGATCGCCAGTTCGCGGATCACACCGATGTCGATCAGTAGCAGCGTCACGAAGCCAACGGCATCGGAGGCCAGCGCCACCATGCCGGGGATGAACAGTTGACGGAATGCCATCCGCGCGGCCGCAAGCGGATCGTCGGTTTCGCCGGAAGCCATGGCGATGCCGTTGATCTTCTGCACGCCGTGGGAAATACCGATGGCGAATACCAGGAACGGGACCAGCATCGAGTAAGGATCGAGCCCGAAGCCCAGCGTGTGCAGCAGACCGAGCTGCCAGGCAACGGCGATAAGCGTGGTCACGACGACCGCGATGGTGCTCTTGAAGCAGCGGGTGAACCACAGCAGCAGCGCCAGGGTGATGCCGATGGCGACAAAGAAGAACAGCGCAACGCCGACCAGACCATCAATCAGATCACCGACCTTCTTGGCGAAACCGATGATGTGAATCTCCACATTCGGATTCTGCGCCTCGTACTTGTCGCGAATCTTCTCTTCCAGCTCATGAGAGAACTTCTGGTAGTCGAGCTTGATCTGCTTGCTGCGATCTTCCGGATCCGAGTAGGACTCCATCAGCGGCACATCGATGATGCTGGACCTGAAGTCGTTGGCAACCAGACGCCCAACCTGACCGGATTTGAGGATGTTGCTGCGAAGGTCATCGAGGCTTTCCGGCGACCCGTCATAGGTCTGCGGGATGACCTCACCGCCGGCGAAGCCTTGCTCCGTCACCTCGGTCCAGCGAACGCTGGGACTCCAAAGCGACTTCATGTTGGAGCGATCAACACCCTGGATATAGAACACTTCGTCATGAATCTGACGCAGTGTTTCCATGTAGTCCTTAGCGAAGATGTCACCGTCCTTGGCTGCCACGGAGATCCGCACCGTGTTGCCCAGGTTGGCCAGATCATCGCGATGCTGGAGCATATTCTGAATGTAGGGATGTCCCAGCGGGATCATCTTTTCGAAGCTGGTCGAAGGACGAACCTGGGCAGCCTGGTAGAACAGGAACACGCTGATCAACAGGCAGACGAGGATCACTGCCGGTCGATTGTTGAATATCAGGCGCTCGAGAAAAGACGCCGGCTTCTGCTGATGCTTGGTCATGTTGGCTCCGGCTTATTGTTGTTGTACGGGCAGGTTGGCGCCGGTCGGCGAAACGATCCGGACGCCGCTCTGCCCGACGAGGACCAGATTGCCATCCGAGTTGCCGACGACGCCCGACAAGGAGCGTCGGTCAGGGCGGCTGAACAGCTTGAAGCTTTGTCCGTCGTCCTCGCTGCTGAGCACGGTGCCGCCATGGCCGACCACGACGATGCGTCCATCGGCCAACCGGTTGCCATCAGCCAGACCCGATTCCACGGCATCACCGTCATCCAGCAGCTCGATCGCCTGCCAGCTGTCGCCAAAATCGGTTGAGCGGAACAGATTGCCACGCAGGCCAAACGCGACGACGACGCCCGGCTCGCCGCCGCCAACAACGCCGAAGAACGAGCCCTGATAGGGCGACTCGACGCGCTCCCAGGTTTCGCCCATGTCAGCGGAGCGGAACATGCCACCCATCTCGCCGACGATGAACAGGCCGGACCCGGGAATCTCGGCAATGGCGTTGAGGTGGGAACCGTCCTCGTTATCGAGGCGATCAGCTACGTCTTCCCAGTTTTCCCCGCCATCGGTGGTTTCCAACAGGACGCCGTAAGCGCCGGTGGCAAAACCGTGCTGGGCATTTTCGAACCAGACGTCGAGCAGCGGCACTTCGCCTTCGCGGTTTTCGTACTGCTGCGTCCAGGTCTGGCCGCCGTCCGTCGTGCCCAGGATCAGCGCGTCATGCCCAACCGCCCAGCCATGTTTGTCATCAGCAAAATACACCGCCGTAAGCAGCTGCCGGGTGGGCACCTTGGCCTGGGTCCAGCTGGCGCCACCGTCGTCGGAATAAAGGATGTGGCCGCGATCACCGGCTGCAACCAGACGTTTGCCAGCATGGGCAATATCGAGAAGCAAGCTGGTTGCGGCTTTCTGCGATTCGATCGAATAGCGAACGCCTGGCTCGGCAGGGCTTTGGGCCTGAGCAGGCGCGGCTAGAAATAAAATGGAGAGAACACTGCAGAGCGAGAGCGTTCTTGCCAGCGGCGATTGACTACTAAACATCGGCGTGCGGGAAGTTTTTTTCGCGCGGCCAACCGGTGTGCGCCACATGACGGGCTCACTCATACATACCCCCTTTATTTTTATTAGGTAGGGCCTGCGTATGGAGACAGGCGAGGCCATGCTATAGGGCTTTCGAAAGCGGCGGCAATTGCCTGGACGTTATGTTTTGTTAAGCATGGCTCAATGATGTTGCGTGATAGGTGGGCCTTATGGCATGGCGCTTTGCGTCCTTCACGTCACGCATCGGAAGGGGGCGTCTGACCAGGCCTTCTCAGTCTTCTGAAAGCGAAAATCCCGCATCAAGTGCGGGATTTTCGTTTGTCACGATCTAGCGTCGCAGGCCTGATCAGGCAAGGCTTTTGCTGACCACCTCGTACACGTCGCTCGACAACTCACCGGACGCCAGAATCCGCTCCAGCTCGGTCTTCATCAGTCCCTGACGACTTACGTCGTATTTGCGCCAGCGGGTCAAGGGCGCCAACAAGCGCGATGCAATTTGTGGGTTGAGCTTGTTGAGCACAATGACCTGGTCGGCCAGGAAGCGATAACCAGCGCCATCAGCACGGTGGAAGTTCACCAGGTTCTGGTTGGCGAAGGCGCCGATCAAGGCGCGAACCTTGTTCGGATTCTTCAGCGTGAACGCCGGGTGCTGCATCAGATGCTGAATGCGCTCCAGACCACCCGGCTGGGTGTTACCAGCCTGCACGCTGAACCACTGATCCATGACCAGCGGGTTGTCCTTGAAGTGCTCGGCAAACGAGGCCAGTGCCTTGTCACGCTCGGCTTCGAAGCCAGAGTTAACCAGCACTGCTAACGCCGTGAGCCGCTCGGTCATGTTGTCCGCGTCCTCGAACTGCTCGACGCAGGCGGCGACCACTTCGGGCTTTCCGTTGAGCATCAGGTACGACAAAGCGATGTTCTGCAGGGCACGACGAGCGAAGTGGCCCGCTTCGGCAACATAGGGCGTCTGCCGCGAAACCTCGCGATTGGCCTGGTAACGCTTCCAGAACAGCTCGAACAATGCGGTGGCGATGCTTTGACGAGCGAAGTCACGCGCGGCGTGAATGGCATCGACATCGGCGATCTCGCTGATCTCGGTCAGGTAGGCCTCGCTCGGCAGCGACAGCATTTCCGCGACCATCGCCTGATCGAGGCTTTCGTCCTCGAGCTGGCTGCGCAGTGCAGCGACCAGACGCTGATCCAGCTGCAGCGCTTCGCCGCGCTGATGCTGCCCGATCATCTCTTGCAGCACCTGGACCGACAGCTGCTGCCCCGCCTCCCAGCGGTTGAACCCGTCGGAATCGTGCTGCATCAGGAACATGAGCTGATCGCGGCTGTAGGGGAAGTCCAGCTTCACCGGAGCGGAGAAACCACGCAGCAGCGAAGGCAATGGTTGCTCTGGCACGTCGACAAAGGTGAAGGTCTGCTCGGGCTGGTCGACGGCCAGCACGCGGGTGGTACCGACCGGTGCGTCTTCACCTTGCAGGCGTAGTGCAATCTCGTTGCCCTGCCCATCCAGCAGGCCCAGCGAAACTGGGATGACGAACGCCAGCTTCTCGCTTTGCCCCGGCGTTGGCGGGCAGCTTTGGCGGAATGTCAGGCTGTAGGTTTTTGCGGCGGCGTCGTACTGCTCACTGACGGCCAGTCGCGGCGTGCCCGCCTGGCTGTACCAGCGTTTGAACTGCGTCAGGTCGGCACCATTTGCGTCTTCCATCGCCTTGACGAAATCATCGACGGTCAC encodes:
- the cobA gene encoding uroporphyrinogen-III C-methyltransferase is translated as MSAKVWLVGAGPGDPELLTLKAVRAMGEAQVVLIDDLVNPAVLEHCPNARVIPVGKRGGCRSTPQAFIHRLMLRYARQGKCVVRLKGGDPCIFGRGGEEAEWLAERGVEVELVNGITAGLAGATQCGISLTQRGVARGVTLVTAHTLDGSSPEWHALAKTGTTLVVYMGVSSLQQVQAGLMEGGLPASTPVAMIENASLPQQRECRSQLGAMCTDAAAFRLKSPAILVIGEVAAQAVTQGLSQIA
- a CDS encoding RND transporter, whose product is MTKHQQKPASFLERLIFNNRPAVILVCLLISVFLFYQAAQVRPSTSFEKMIPLGHPYIQNMLQHRDDLANLGNTVRISVAAKDGDIFAKDYMETLRQIHDEVFYIQGVDRSNMKSLWSPSVRWTEVTEQGFAGGEVIPQTYDGSPESLDDLRSNILKSGQVGRLVANDFRSSIIDVPLMESYSDPEDRSKQIKLDYQKFSHELEEKIRDKYEAQNPNVEIHIIGFAKKVGDLIDGLVGVALFFFVAIGITLALLLWFTRCFKSTIAVVVTTLIAVAWQLGLLHTLGFGLDPYSMLVPFLVFAIGISHGVQKINGIAMASGETDDPLAAARMAFRQLFIPGMVALASDAVGFVTLLLIDIGVIRELAIGASLGVAVIILTNLILLPVAISYMGISQRAVKQARDEAARNHPFWRLLSNFANPIVAPISIVIALLAVGGGLWYGQNLKIGDLDQGAPELHPDSRYNLDNDFVISNYSTSSDVLVVMVKTAPEGCAHYDTLAAMDELMWKMENTEGVQSAVSMVTVARQSIKGMNEGSLKWETLSRNQFVLNSSIARAEGMYNSDCSLAPVLVFLNDHKAETLEHVVSAAREFAEENNREGLEFVLAAGNAGIEAATNEVIAASETTMLIAVYAAVSFMCLLTFRSVAATLCIILPLVLTSILGNALMAFMGIGVKVATLPVIALGVGIGVDYGIYIYSRLESYLRQGMTLQDAYYETLKSTGKAVIFTGICLAIGVFTWVFSAIKFQADMGLMLTFMFLWNMVGAIWLLPALARFLIKPEKLRQKA
- the pepN gene encoding aminopeptidase N, which codes for MRTEQPKVIHLKDYQVPDYLIDETHLTFELYEDRTLVHAQLVMRRNPEAGAGLPPLQLHGQDLELISLALNDRQLGLGDYEVAEESLTLQPDSASFTLDSTVVIHPESNTALEGLYKSGSMFCTQCEAEGFRKITYYLDRPDVMSKFTTTVSAEKHAYPILLSNGNPIASGEEDDGRHWTTWEDPFKKPAYLFALVAGDLWCVEDSFTTMSGRDVALRIYVEPENIDKCQHAMDSLKKSMTWDEEAYGREYDLDIFMIVAVNDFNMGAMENKGLNIFNSSAVLARAETATDAAHQRVEAIVAHEYFHNWSGNRVTCRDWFQLSLKEGFTVFRDSQFSADMNSPTVKRVEDVSYLRTHQFAEDAGPMAHSVRPESFIEISNFYTLTVYEKGAEVVRMIQTLLGEEGFRKGSDLYFERHDGQAVTVDDFVKAMEDANGADLTQFKRWYSQAGTPRLAVSEQYDAAAKTYSLTFRQSCPPTPGQSEKLAFVIPVSLGLLDGQGNEIALRLQGEDAPVGTTRVLAVDQPEQTFTFVDVPEQPLPSLLRGFSAPVKLDFPYSRDQLMFLMQHDSDGFNRWEAGQQLSVQVLQEMIGQHQRGEALQLDQRLVAALRSQLEDESLDQAMVAEMLSLPSEAYLTEISEIADVDAIHAARDFARQSIATALFELFWKRYQANREVSRQTPYVAEAGHFARRALQNIALSYLMLNGKPEVVAACVEQFEDADNMTERLTALAVLVNSGFEAERDKALASFAEHFKDNPLVMDQWFSVQAGNTQPGGLERIQHLMQHPAFTLKNPNKVRALIGAFANQNLVNFHRADGAGYRFLADQVIVLNKLNPQIASRLLAPLTRWRKYDVSRQGLMKTELERILASGELSSDVYEVVSKSLA
- a CDS encoding nitrate reductase, with translation MRQTTASTCCYCGVGCGVLIEHDGERILDVAGDPNHPANFGKLCSKGATLHLTGDLDARAHYPELRLAKGLARARTDWDSALDHAANVFAETIAEHGTDSVAFYISGQLLTEDYYAFNKLARALVGTNNIDSNSRLCMSSAVVGYKRSLGADAPPCSYEDIEQSDCLLIVGSNMAYAHPVLFRRLEEAKAKRPEMKVIVVDPRRTDTCDLADMHLAILPGTDVALFHGILHILLWEGWIDRDFIDAHTDGFDDLKRMVRDYSPAMVADLCGIGVDELQTTARLIGTSKRFLSLWCMGVNQSTAGSAKNSALINLHLATGQIGKPGAGPFSLTGQPNAMGGRETGSLSNLLPGHREAGNAVHRAEVADYWNVPALPEAPGLSAIELFEAVRSGKVKALWIACTNPAQSMPDQQKVREALAACPFVVVQEAFFTTETCRYADLLLPAASWGEKEGTVTNSERRVSHVRPAIAAPGEARADWSITCDFAHRLETLMRPGQASLFAFDTPSAIFEEYKLLTAGRDLDLSGLSHALIDRLGPQQWPFPAGSTEGTTRLYGDGVFPTDNGRARFLTEQYQAPKERREARFPLTLNTGRLRDHWHGMSRTGTAARLFGHVEEALLSMSADDMHRRRLLDGQLVKVRSRRGELLLPVQKDDSLRPGQAFMPMHWGDRFLKGMGVNVLTLPDFDPASKQPELKHAGIEVEKVELPWQFFALVEGGVQKRFEALRPLFEGFAYASFSLTGRDRSALVIRAACNEAPDATQLAQIEQLLGLDEGPVVAYDDPRRAVGKRVRIEDGRIVALSLSGETAARDWLKQLWHDGTADQALRRWLLAPLSTPPSGGVRAAKTLCNCMNVGEAAICAGIDRGLDLSGLKRELGCGTSCGSCVPEIKRLLVKQPAVA